The DNA region TTGATCTCCCTAAGAGCGAGCTCGTTCTTCCTTCGATTACAGACCTAATGATTGGAGCAGAGACTAACGAGAGGGAGATTAGGGAGATGCTTGGAATAGAGTTCGACGGCCTAAAGAACAAGAGACACCTCTTCTTGCCTGACGATTGGCCCGAGGGTAAGTATCCATGGAGAAAGGACGAGTATGGGGTTGATGACATGATTAAGCACACCCATAAGAGCGTTAAAGAAATAAGGAGGGAGCAACATGGCTAAATCAACTTATTACATCCCCGTTGGGCCAATTCATCCCGCACTAAAGGAGCCCATTAGGGTAGAGGCCGAAGTGGAAGGCGAGAAAATTGTTAAAGTTGACGTTAAGAGGGGCTTTGCCCACAGAGGGATAGAATACATGGGAATGAAGAGAAATGCCATACAAACACTCTATCTCTCGGAGAGAATATGCGGTATCTGTTCAATTTCTCACCCCTACGCATTTGTTTTGGGAAGCGAAAAGGCTTTGGGGATCGAAGCACCTCCGAGAGCACAGTACATAAGAACAGTTATAGCAGAACTCGAGAGGATACACTCTCACATACTCTGGCTCGGTGTTATAGCTCACGAAATGGGCTTTGACTCGCTCCTCTTTTGGACATGGAAGGGAAGGGAAAAGATACTCGATTTGCTTGAGCTCATAACGGGGAACAGGATAAACTACTCTATGTATATGATTGGAGGAGTTAGAAGGGATCTAAAGGAGAGCCACATTAAAGCGATAAGAGAGGCTATAGATTACTATTGGAAGTTCACCGAGCAGATGAAGGAGATATTCCTATCGGACCCCGTTTATAAGGCGAGGACGAGGGGAGTTGCTCAGCTCTCAAAAGAACTAGCATTAAAGCTTAACGTAGTTGGTCCAGTTGCAAGGGCAGCCGGACTTAGGATAGATGTTAGACAGGATACTCCATACGATGCTTATGCAGATATAGATGTTAAGGCCATAGTTCCTCAGGATATCGTTGGAGAGGTCTACGGCGATGGCTACGACATAACTTTGGTCAGACTTTATGAGATAGAGCAGAGCCTTGACATAATTGAATATTGTATTGACAACCTTCCAGAGGGCAAAATTTTGGCAATTCCAAATTATGTTGCCCTTTTGAACAAAATAAAGAAAACACAGGGAGAAGGCATTGGAATGCATGAAGCACCGAGAGGAGAGGTTATTCACTACTTCAAATACGATGGCACGAGAGATGGGCCCGCAGTCTGGAAAGTTGTGGCTCCGAGCTACAACAACATAAACTCTTGGGGGCCTGCACTTCTTGGAGCGGAGGTGGCAGATATCCCAATAGTTGTGGCATATATTGACCCATGTATGTGCTGTAACGATAGGATGGCCGTTGTTAAAGACAGCAGTGGAAAAGTGCTTCCCTATGATCTTATTAGAAAGAAGGCGATTGAAAAGACCATGAGAATTAAGAAAGAACTGGGGGTGAGAAAATGACCCCCGAAACTCTTGCTTACAGCATTGGCTTTCCACTTTTAGGAATTTTCCTAGGTTTAGTGTACAAGGGTATGGATAGGAGAGTTTCAGCTAGGCTGACCTCTAGAATTGGACCCCCAATAAGGCAGCCATTCTGGGATGTTGGAAAGCTCCTGCTTAAAGAAACGATAGTCCCTGAAAATGCAGTAGCGTGGCTCTTTAATGCCATGCCTATAGTATCACTAGCGGCTTCACTTACGCTACTCCTCTACATACCATTTGGTGTCCTTGAGGCTCCTCTTGAAGGATATGGTGATTTGGTGGTTATACTTTACTTGTTCACACTCCAGTCACTTGCAATGGCAATTGGAGGATTTGCCTCTGGAAGTCCGTTCTCATCAGTTGGTGCGCAGAGAGAAATGGTGCTCATGATGAGCTATGAGTTGCCGTTAGCAACAGTAATCGTCGGCTTTGCCCTAGTCTACAGGAGCTTCTCCCTCACGACAATAGCCTCGACACCTGTTTGGAGTATGGTAGGACCTTTAGCGGGAATTGGCGTTTTACTGCTGCTCGTGGCTCTCTTGGTGGTCACTCCTGCAGAATTAGCAAAGCTCCCCTTCGACATAGCTGAGGCTGAGACAGAAATCTGTGAAGGTATGCTCGCTGAGTACAGCGGAAGGAACTTAGCTTTGTTCTACCTCTCAGATGCCGTTAGGGGCTTTGCAATGGCTGCCATAGAAGTAGTGCTCTTCATACCATTTACACTGAGCTACATCTTTGGCCTCAACCTCTCTGGAGCAACTCTTTACATAGTTGAGGGTCTATGGTTCCTCTTTAAAGTGGCTATAGTCTATATCCTTGCAATAACGATAGTGAGGACTTCATTCGGCAGATTCAAGATAGACCAGGCATCGAAGATATTCTGGGTTTACGTGAACATCATAGCTCTCCTTGGACTGGCTTTAGTATGGGTGGGGGTGTGAAGAATGCCAACCAAAATGATGTTTTTACTCTTAAAGCAGCTCGTTCAAAAGCCTTTCACCAACCCGTTCCCTGTTAAGCATGCTCCCAAGAACGTCACAGAACTCATTGAAAAGGTACAAAAGGGAGAAGTTAAAATACATCCTCCTGTACCTGTTCCGGAAGATTTTAGGGGAAAGATACACTACGATCCAGAGCGCTGTATAGGTTGCAGACTCTGCATAAAAGTTTGTCCTGCAGATGCTATGGAATGGATACCTGAGCTGAGAAAAATACGACACTATGCCTCACGCTGTATGTTCTGCGCCCTGTGTGTAGACGTCTGCCCCGGCAAGAAGTTCCCGGGAGAAGAAAAAGCAGTAAAAGCCCTTGCAATGAGCGAAGATTTCCTCTTGGCGGACTACGACAAGTACAGCGACAACTTAATAGAGGAGCCTCCAGAAGCAAAGGAAAAGGGGATTTAGTTTTCCTTTTTTATCTTACATACCAGATCGTCAGCACCATCAGAATATACGCCAGTATGCTGAGGATGATGTGGACTTTAACCCATGCTTCCCTTTTCTTTGATAAAAAGATAAAAGCCCCGCTGAGCATGCTTAAACTCATAAACGCGAAGGTCAGATAGCCCAGGGTGTAGTGATCAATTACAACCATTTCCTCACCCCGGAATGCCGACTGGGAAGATGTATAGAGGTGCTCCCTCAGTTTCGACAACCTCGGCCACTTCATCGTCATGAAATGCCCCTACCGCAACAGTTCCCAATCCCAAAGCCGTCGCTTGCAAATAGATGTTCTGCCCGATATGCCCCGCCTCCATGTGGACGTACCTAACTCCTCTCTCGCCGTAGTAGTTTGTCGTTCTCTCATAAAATGCTACTAAAACTATGTTGATTGCAGCTTTTCCAACCCAATCCTGGTTTAGCGCTGCTTTCTTCAGATCTTCTCTAAAATCACCTTCCTTGATTAAGGTCAAGCTGTGCTCAAAGGGGTCGTAGTGGTAAACTCCCGGCGTGAGGCCATCAACATTTCCAACCACGACATAGGTCTCAAAGGGATAAGTTGCCCCTGCACTCGGAGCGCTTCTAAACTTTCTCCTTTCTTCAGTAATTCCCTGAGAGGCCCACAAAAGCTGGGAGAGTTGCTCTAAGGTCAGGGGCTCGTTTTTATATGAACGTATGCTCCTCCTTTTTGCTATCGCCTCTTCTACGCTCATCTCTCCTTTAAAACTCGGTTCCGGAAGCTTTATAACTTCCCCATAATACTCGACGCTTTTTTTGCGCTCAATAGATGGCTTAAACAGAATTAGAAGTGACGAAACGATTACCATAAATACCACCAAATACGCAACTTTTCGATACCCCATATTCATGGATTAGCTTTCATAGTATTTAAGTTTGGAGTTATTGCACTTCCTAAATCTGTCCAGAAAACGATATATACCCACTTATCAAATTCATGAACGGTGATTCTTATGAAAATCCCAGAGGACATTAGAAAGGATATACCGCTTACTCAAGAGGTAATCTACTTCGACAACACAGCTACATCCCTAACACCAATCCCCGTAATCGAAGCTATGGACGAGTACTACCTCAAGTACAGAGCCAACGTTCACAGGGGAGTGCACCGCCTTTCCCAAAGGGCTACCCATGAGTATGAGAATGCGAGGAAAGTGACAGCAGACTTCATTGGTGCAAAGTTTGAGGAGATAGTTTTCACAAAGAACACGAGCGAGAGCTTAAACCTAGTCGCCCTCGGTTTGGAGTGGAAGAAGGGCGATAAAATCGTGACAACTCCATATGAGCACCACTCAGACTTATTGCCTTGGCAGAAGGCTGCGAAGAAGTACGGAGCAAAGCTTGAGATAATCGAAGGCGACGATGAAGGCAACCTTGATTTGGCAGATGCAGAGAAGAAAATCAAAGGAGCTAAGCTCGTCGCTATTCAGCACGTCTCCAACGCTCTCGGTGTTATCCATGAGGTAGAAGAGATTGGGAAGATGGCAAAAGAAGAGGGGGCCATATTCGTCGTAGATGCCGCTCAAAGCGTCGGCCACATGGAAGTTAATGTTAACAAGCTCCATGCTGACTTTTTGGCATTCTCAGGTCACAAAGGCCCAATGGGACCCACTGGTATAGGTGTGCTCTACATTAGGGAAGAGTTCTTCGATACATTTGACTCCCCTCTAGTAGGCGGCGGGACAATTGAGGATGTTAGCTTGGGGGAGTATACACTTACTCAGCCTCCAGAGCGCTATGAGGCAGGAACCCCTAACATAGGTGGAGCAATAGGATTGGCAGCTGGAATCAAGTACATCCAAAAAATTGGCTTGGACAAGATTGAAAAACAGGAACACAAGCTCGTTAAAAGAATCACAGAAGGCTTAAGCGAGTTGGAAGTACCTTGGTATGGTCCTAGAGACCTCAAAAAGCACGCTGGAGTTGTGAGCTTCAACGTTCCTCCGCTTCACCCACACGACGTTGCTGCCGTCTTGGATGAACACAACATAATGGTTCGCTCAGGCCACCACTGCGCTATTCCAGTGATGAAGCGCTTAGGAATCAACGGAACTGTTAGAGCTTCGTTCCATGTCTACAACAGCCTCGAGGAAGTTGAGACCTTCTTAAGCGTCATGGAGGAGCTCGTCAAGAGCTTGCGTTAGCTCTTTTCTTTGCTTTTTTCAATAAAGTGAAGCATCATTTTTCTCTGAAACATTGGGATGAACGGAATTGTTATAATTAGGCCTTTAAGGATTCCCCCTTCCTCATAAATCAAAATGGATTCCTCTCCATCTCTAACAAAAATTCCCTTTACATTGTAGGGTGTCTTATTTGAGAACAACGCTTCTGCGAGTACTTCCCTAAAGTCTTCTGATTCTCTATCTAAAATCTTTTCAAGCTGTATGCACCTCGCCTCTCCAAATCGGTTTAATGCATTAAGATAACGCTTGTTTTTCTCGAGAAGAAGAATCTTTACATCTAATCCTCTATGCTTTACCTTTTCAAAGGCTTTCTTAAATTTCAAAGCTAGCTTCCCATCCACAAAAGCTATTATGAGTTCTTTCTTAGCTCTGTCCGCTAAATCTTCAACTTTGCTTTTTATGTTCCACTCTCCTTGGAGAGACCAAACAGGCATCCACTCTTCTCTTTGCTCCTTTTGATAGCTTTTCAACTTAATTATGACCTCTTCGGAGGATTTCAAGTATTTATCCCTCAATGAAGCGATTACTTTCTCGGGCTCCACTGCTCTAAAGTATGTAGGATTTCCTTCGCTTATATCTACGAAACCTTTCTTATGAAGCTCTTTTAAGACATCATAAACCCTCGGTCTTGGAACTTCACTCTCCTTGGCTATTTCACTTGCCTTTGATGGTCCCAAAACCACCAAAGTTGCATAAATCCTTGCCTCATACTCTCTAAGACCAAGAAGCTTAAGCTTCTCAATAATTACTTCATCAACTATTACCATTTTAGTCACCTTCAATTTTGTAACTCACTTAGTTACAACAATCTTATATATCTTTCTACGAGACCTGCACTCAGGTGATTGAAATGGGTGGAGATGCTTTAATCGTTAGAAACTTGAAAAAGAGCTATGGACATTTAGTTGCTGTTAATGGGCTCTCTTTTAAAGTCAGTGAGGGTGAAATCTTCGGCCTTTTAGGGCCGAACGGTGCAGGGAAAACCACCACAATAAAAAGCATTTTAGGACTTCTAAAGAAAGACGCTGGGGAGGTTTACATACTTGGAAAGAAGATGCCTAATAAGGAGATTTTGAAAAAAGTAGGTTACATGCCGCAGGAACTTGCCCTTTACTTAGACCTAACCATAGAGGAGAACTTAAAGTTCTACGCTCGCTTATATGAGCTCACAAAAGAAGAATTTGAAAATAAAAAGGAGAAAATCCTAAAGCTTGTGGGGTTAGAGGGTTTTGAAAACAAATTAATAGCCGAGCTAAGCGGGGGTATGCAGAGAAGAGTCTCTTTGGCTTGTGCACTTTTGCATGAACCTGAGTTCCTGATTTTAGACGAACCAACCGTAGGAGTTGATCCTCACTTAAGGGCTAACTTTTGGGAGCATTTTAGAGAGCTTTCAAAAAGAGGCGTGACGATTTTAATCACAACTCACTACATGGATGAAGCTATGAAATGCGATAGGATTGCCATAGTGTCAGAAGGAAATATAGTGACGGTCGATAACCCAAATAAAATAGTAAAAGAAACAAATTCGGAGAATCTTGAGGAAGCTTTTCTAAAATTGACACTCTATGGGGTGAGAGCATGAAGTGGTATAGAGTTTCTGCTGTTACAAAAAGAATCTTTTGGAGACTTAAACATGATAGGAGGATGTTAGCTTTTGCGTTAATAGCTCCTATAATAGCTATGACAGTTTTTGGCTTCGCATTTGGAGGTGAAATTAAGGATGTTAATATAATAGTTGTGAACCTGGATAACGGACATTTTGCATCAGAAATTGTGAAAAATCTTGACAAAGAGATATTTATCATTGAAGAGCGTAGTGATTTGCAATCTTCAATAAATGAGGTTAAAGAAGGAAGATATTGGGCTGTGCTGTATTTTCCGGATGACTTTAGCAAAAATGTGCTTTTAGGAAAAGCCGCTGTAGAGGTGTATCTTGATAAGAGCAACGTTAATGTGGCGGAAACTATAGTGACTGGTGTTAACAAAGCTCTAATGGATACTCTAATTGAAAAAGGACTTAGATTCCCAATAAGTATAGATTACAGCGCGATTTACGGAAAAGAGGCAAAGTTTATGGATATGTTCCTACCGGGCATAATGTCGTTAGCCGTATTCATGCTTTCCACAATACTTTCGGTGCTCTCTTTCATTGGTGAAAGAAACATGGGAACGCTGGAGAGAGCTTTAGCAACCCCCTTAAAGGAAGAGGAAGTTGTTATCGGCTACTCAATCGCATTCGGAGTATTGGGAATAATTCAAGCTTCAATAATGATGCTTGTGGGCATATTTGGCTTCAACGTCAAAATTACCGGGAATCCAGTTTTGGCTTTTTTCATAGTTTCTCTGCTTGCAGTAGTCGGCGTAAACCTCGGAATGCTTCTCTCAAGTGTAACAAGAAGTGAAGGCCAAGCAGTGCAACTTATTCCAATAATAATCCTCCCAACTTTCCTTTTAGCTGGAATATTCTGGCCAATTGAAGCGATACCAAAGTACCTAAGGCCGTTTTCCTATCTGCTACCCCCAACTTATGCCGTAGATTCCCTGAGATCCGTTATCATAAGAGGATGGGGAATAGAAAAGGTGTGGCATGACGTTGCTGTTTTAATAACCTTTGGAATTTTATTTTTGAGCTTAGCAATCTTCAACATGAAGAAAAAGCAATGAAAATCTTTTTATCTCTTTTTTCAAATGATTACTTGAGGTGATTTCTTATGCTTATTGCAAAACCGTGCACAAGCATGAAGGCGATAAACATAACTCCTGAGGAAAAGCTCGATGTGGATTTAGAGGAGCTTTGTGAGTGTTTAGCTGAAAAAGGTTATCAAATCAAGAGGGTTACGCGCTTCCTAGCATTAGTGAAGAAGACCTACGACATAAGCCTCTTTCCGAGCGGTAAAATTATTGTGAAAGACACGGATGATGCAGAGGAAGCCTTAAAAATTGCCCAGGAAATCTACGAGTGCATGAAGGACTATAAGGTGATGTGATGTTTAACATTGAGGATGTTAGAGAAGTTATCGATAGAATTAGGGAAGAGAACGGGTTTGAAAAAGTGCCCTATGTTATAGAAGAGCTAATTTATGATGAAGAAAATGACAGGCTGTTCATAATAGGGCAGGATAGGACGGATAAGAGTGCCATAATTGGGAACAGCTTTGTGATAGGAAAGCTCAAAGAGGCTTTGGGCGTTAAGCAGATTACTGTTTATTCGAAGCTCGATTTGCTGATTAAGAGGAAGAAGATTGAGGAACACTTAAAGCTGATAGAAGGAACGCACGTTGAATTTTTAAAGCCTATCCTCGAGGCCGAGCTCGAGTACCCTCCAATGAGGTGGCCAAAGCTTCAAAATAATGGGCGAGCTTTAGTTTTTTTAAGCATCTACGCGAAAGCTCTTCTAGGCTTTGCCGAGGCCTTTGGACTTGAGCCCGTTAAGGTCGGCATAAAATACGCGTTTCCGCAGATTGAATACGAACCCATTGAGGGGGATAAACTCTGGATTTATGAGCCAAATGAAGAGGCTCTTATTAAAGAAGCAAAAGAACGGGGTCTGGACATAGTCATGAGCGACTTCCCCTTTAGCGTTAAATTTAGAGAGGACATTGCTCTGATAAACCCTATGCGCCTCCTCTACGTCCCCCACTTTAGGATTAAGCACCTATTCGGCTTCATCTTTCCAACTAGGCCATTCATAGATAAGATTGCCTTTCTTGACTTCATCCTAAGGCTTGCCCGCGATACACTAATGGAACCTACAGATGGTGCGAGGCTTATTTGGAGCGTCTGGAGGCGCTAAACTTCAAAAATAAAAAAAGAATCAAAACTTCAGGACTCTAGCCAAAACAATTAAGGGATCCCAGACTGGAGCAAAGGGTGGTGCGTAAGCTAAGTCTGCAAAAAAGATGTCTTTTGTAGTTAATCCTGCTTGGATTGCAACTGCTGCCGTGTCAACCCTTGCGAGAATCTCTCCGCCAGCGACCTGTACTCCAAGGAGCTTTTTAGTGTCTCCGTCAATGACTCCTTTGAGCCATATCCTCTTTCCACCAGGATAGTAGTGGGGCTTTGTTCCAGCTTTTATGAATGCGGTTTCAACATTATAACCCGCTTCTTTGGCTTCACTTTCTGTTAATCCAGTTTTTCCTATCTCCAAGTCCATGAATTTGGTTATTGACGTCCCCAAGACTCCTGGGAATTCTAAGCTTAGGCCCGCTATGTTAGTCCCAGCAACGTAGCCCATTTTATTGCCTGCCGGGGCCAGCGGGAGCCACACCCTCCTGCCTGTTATGAAGTGCTTTGTCTCTGCTACATCACCAGCTGCATAGACGTTCTCAACGCTCGTTTGCATCCTCTCGTTTGTCCATATAGCGCCTGTTTCCCCTATCTTAACTCCAAGCTGCTTGGCCAGTTCAACGTTTGGTTTTATTCCTGTGGCTATTATAACGAGATCAGCTTTGTATTCGCCCTTATCCGTAGCAACCTTTTCCACTTTCTCTTCTCCAATAATCTCTCTCGTATGCTCATTTAGCTTCAGGTTTAAGTGCTCCCTAAGCTTCTCTTCAACAACGTCTGTTATTTCTTTGTCGAATGTTTTCCTCAAAACGCGCTCGCTCCTTCCAATGAGCGTTACGTTTTTCCCTTGGGCAACAAAAGCTTCGGCCATCTCTAAGGCTATATAACCTGTTCCAATGACGACAACATCTTTGATTTCATTTTTTTGCATGTACTCTTGGATGGCGACTGCATCGGGTGGTAGATCTGCAGTGAAGACTCCATTTAGGTCAACGCCTTCTATTGGCAGTGCCTTTGGTGATGCACCATTAGCAAAGACAAGGTAGTCCCACTCGTATTTGTGCTCTCCATCGCTCTCCTGAACCACTATATTACCCTGCTCAACCTCTATTACCTTAGCGTTTAAGTGCAAATCAATGCCGCGCTTCTTTATGAAGAACTCTGGTGGATAGTGCATGAGCTTTTCCTTTGGTGAAATCCCCTCGACAACATAGGGGACGCCGCATGGAGCGTGGCTAACCCACTCCGTTGCTTCAAAAACTTTGACATCCCACTCAGGTTTCAGCTTTTTTACCCTCGATGCGGTGCTCATTCCAGCGGCACCGCCACCTATAATAACTACGCGCTTCATTTTTCTTCACCAAGAATAGGTTTAAAACCAAAGGTTAAAAAAGTTGATGGACAAAAATGTGGTTTAGTTCACTCTTTCTTACCCTCAACGTAGTATCTTCCTTTTATCTTCAGGAGCTTGTAGACCTCCCCCTCTTGAAGCTCGAGCTTTGGCTTCTCAATCTCAAAAGTCTCATAGCTCTTCATGTCCATAAACTGGACTTCATTCGGAGTTAGGCTCGTTACCATGGCCTCGCTTTTTTCATGCTCAACCAAATCCATTTCGTCCCTCTTCACGCTCTTCCAGTCTTTGTGCTCGCTCTTATGGGTTGCTAAGTTTATGAGGTTAATTCCCCTTCCATCAAGCCCTTCAACGCGGTAGATATTTCCGTTTTTATCCCCAACTATGTCCCCTTTTACAAACTTGGGGAGTCTAATGCTAATGCTTGCCCTTTGAACTGGCTTGCTCCTAAGTCTATCTTGGCCTATGAGTTGGTAGGCTTCACTTATGCTTCCGCCGTACCTGTCCTTTATAGCTTGGGCAAGCTTTCTAGCTGCTTTAGTTGAACCCATATAGAAGTCCAGTCCTTCGTCTTTCTCTACAGTATCCTGGATGAAGCCCATTCTATCTCTCTTCATTATCTCATCGACCTTTTCCTGAACGAGGTTTGCTATTTCATCTCTTTCCTCTTTACTCAGCTCTCTCCCCTCGGCCCTAACTTGAAGAATGGCCTCAAAGTAGCCTCCCAGGAACTTTTGGCACCTTGGGCAAACGGTCTGCCTCACGTAAACCACAACTTCCTTACTCTCTTCATGGAATTCTATTTGGAGCTCGTGGATTTTGGCTTTAACTCTAATATAGTAGGTCACTATAGCTGGGAAGTGTTCCACGTGCCAGTCTATAGGCTCAAAGCTTACGTAGGCTTTTCCCACAGGAATTTCTTCAATAGCATCTAGCTCCTCTTTCTCTACTATCTCCACCCCTTTAATGCGCTCATCAAGGAGGAGGTTTTCCAAAAGGGCGTTATCTGCAACTTCAAAAATAAGCTCATCCAATTCATAGCTCTCCGGGTCAACCCAAACACCTCTCTTTTTATAGCTCCCACAGTTCTGACACAGTTCAGTGTTTATCTCGCTCTCCATCAAAAGCACAGGGTTTTCCTTCCTAAAGCACACTTGGCATAGGCCGTCTATTAAAGGCCCTCCTTCACTCTCGCTTATTCCACACCGGTAACAAAATCTCTCACTCATCTTACTCACCATATCATTTTAGCTATCTGCGCATGGGGAACTCCCTGAATCCTTAAAACTCTATCTGCATCGACATAGCCGAGCTCTATGGCTTTATCAACACACCTCTCACCAGTTAGGTTTACTATGGTGGCTTTTTCTAAAAGCTTTCCCAGCTCATCTGCTTCAACTAGCTCTCCCTTATAAAAGCGCTCTTTTACTTCGAGCTTGAGTTCACCTTCGCGAAAGGTCTTGCCCAAGAGCTCCTCGTCGCACGCTGCCACTAAAACCTCTCCCTGGACATGATAAACCTTAACGTAAATCCTCATTTAACCACCGATTAAGAATAGCAGAGAAAGTTTAAAAAGCTAATCAAGTTTTCTGACAATTAACTTTATGCCGTTCGTATCGACAACAACCACTTCATCGCCTTCTTTGACTTCATTTAGGGGCTTTGAGAGCCAAATTTCCCCTTCTAATTCCACCCACACTTCATCTTCTTTTATCTCTCTGACTTTTCCCCTCTTTCCCTTCAGCTCAAATGTGTATTTTGGCTTTCCAATGTCTTTCGTCTCTTTTCTTATGAAGCGCGCAAAGAGCTGGTAGCTCACGACTGCAACGATTAATGAGATTATGAATGCCACGTTAAAATCAATATTAAGCGCTAGCAGCAGACCTAGTGCGGCAAATGCCATTCCAATTGGCGTTATAAATGCTGCAACCATCATGTCGAACACTATTATGAGAAGCCCCAAAATTAAAAGTAAAATGGGGAGGTAGTCCATAGTTGCTCACCGCTTTACTCTTTGTTCTCTGAGCTTATATCTTTTCTCTCCCCCACCTTTTGGAGAACCCGCAGGAGACCTATTAGTGACTCGGTATCATAGGGCACTATGAGGTTTCC from Palaeococcus pacificus DY20341 includes:
- a CDS encoding hydrogenase large subunit: MAKSTYYIPVGPIHPALKEPIRVEAEVEGEKIVKVDVKRGFAHRGIEYMGMKRNAIQTLYLSERICGICSISHPYAFVLGSEKALGIEAPPRAQYIRTVIAELERIHSHILWLGVIAHEMGFDSLLFWTWKGREKILDLLELITGNRINYSMYMIGGVRRDLKESHIKAIREAIDYYWKFTEQMKEIFLSDPVYKARTRGVAQLSKELALKLNVVGPVARAAGLRIDVRQDTPYDAYADIDVKAIVPQDIVGEVYGDGYDITLVRLYEIEQSLDIIEYCIDNLPEGKILAIPNYVALLNKIKKTQGEGIGMHEAPRGEVIHYFKYDGTRDGPAVWKVVAPSYNNINSWGPALLGAEVADIPIVVAYIDPCMCCNDRMAVVKDSSGKVLPYDLIRKKAIEKTMRIKKELGVRK
- a CDS encoding respiratory chain complex I subunit 1 family protein encodes the protein MTPETLAYSIGFPLLGIFLGLVYKGMDRRVSARLTSRIGPPIRQPFWDVGKLLLKETIVPENAVAWLFNAMPIVSLAASLTLLLYIPFGVLEAPLEGYGDLVVILYLFTLQSLAMAIGGFASGSPFSSVGAQREMVLMMSYELPLATVIVGFALVYRSFSLTTIASTPVWSMVGPLAGIGVLLLLVALLVVTPAELAKLPFDIAEAETEICEGMLAEYSGRNLALFYLSDAVRGFAMAAIEVVLFIPFTLSYIFGLNLSGATLYIVEGLWFLFKVAIVYILAITIVRTSFGRFKIDQASKIFWVYVNIIALLGLALVWVGV
- a CDS encoding 4Fe-4S dicluster domain-containing protein, with protein sequence MPTKMMFLLLKQLVQKPFTNPFPVKHAPKNVTELIEKVQKGEVKIHPPVPVPEDFRGKIHYDPERCIGCRLCIKVCPADAMEWIPELRKIRHYASRCMFCALCVDVCPGKKFPGEEKAVKALAMSEDFLLADYDKYSDNLIEEPPEAKEKGI
- a CDS encoding membrane protein; translated protein: MVVIDHYTLGYLTFAFMSLSMLSGAFIFLSKKREAWVKVHIILSILAYILMVLTIWYVR
- a CDS encoding SagB/ThcOx family dehydrogenase — protein: MGYRKVAYLVVFMVIVSSLLILFKPSIERKKSVEYYGEVIKLPEPSFKGEMSVEEAIAKRRSIRSYKNEPLTLEQLSQLLWASQGITEERRKFRSAPSAGATYPFETYVVVGNVDGLTPGVYHYDPFEHSLTLIKEGDFREDLKKAALNQDWVGKAAINIVLVAFYERTTNYYGERGVRYVHMEAGHIGQNIYLQATALGLGTVAVGAFHDDEVAEVVETEGAPLYIFPVGIPG
- a CDS encoding aminotransferase class V-fold PLP-dependent enzyme yields the protein MKIPEDIRKDIPLTQEVIYFDNTATSLTPIPVIEAMDEYYLKYRANVHRGVHRLSQRATHEYENARKVTADFIGAKFEEIVFTKNTSESLNLVALGLEWKKGDKIVTTPYEHHSDLLPWQKAAKKYGAKLEIIEGDDEGNLDLADAEKKIKGAKLVAIQHVSNALGVIHEVEEIGKMAKEEGAIFVVDAAQSVGHMEVNVNKLHADFLAFSGHKGPMGPTGIGVLYIREEFFDTFDSPLVGGGTIEDVSLGEYTLTQPPERYEAGTPNIGGAIGLAAGIKYIQKIGLDKIEKQEHKLVKRITEGLSELEVPWYGPRDLKKHAGVVSFNVPPLHPHDVAAVLDEHNIMVRSGHHCAIPVMKRLGINGTVRASFHVYNSLEEVETFLSVMEELVKSLR
- a CDS encoding TrmB family transcriptional regulator, which gives rise to MVIVDEVIIEKLKLLGLREYEARIYATLVVLGPSKASEIAKESEVPRPRVYDVLKELHKKGFVDISEGNPTYFRAVEPEKVIASLRDKYLKSSEEVIIKLKSYQKEQREEWMPVWSLQGEWNIKSKVEDLADRAKKELIIAFVDGKLALKFKKAFEKVKHRGLDVKILLLEKNKRYLNALNRFGEARCIQLEKILDRESEDFREVLAEALFSNKTPYNVKGIFVRDGEESILIYEEGGILKGLIITIPFIPMFQRKMMLHFIEKSKEKS
- a CDS encoding ABC transporter ATP-binding protein, which codes for MGGDALIVRNLKKSYGHLVAVNGLSFKVSEGEIFGLLGPNGAGKTTTIKSILGLLKKDAGEVYILGKKMPNKEILKKVGYMPQELALYLDLTIEENLKFYARLYELTKEEFENKKEKILKLVGLEGFENKLIAELSGGMQRRVSLACALLHEPEFLILDEPTVGVDPHLRANFWEHFRELSKRGVTILITTHYMDEAMKCDRIAIVSEGNIVTVDNPNKIVKETNSENLEEAFLKLTLYGVRA
- a CDS encoding ABC transporter permease, whose product is MKWYRVSAVTKRIFWRLKHDRRMLAFALIAPIIAMTVFGFAFGGEIKDVNIIVVNLDNGHFASEIVKNLDKEIFIIEERSDLQSSINEVKEGRYWAVLYFPDDFSKNVLLGKAAVEVYLDKSNVNVAETIVTGVNKALMDTLIEKGLRFPISIDYSAIYGKEAKFMDMFLPGIMSLAVFMLSTILSVLSFIGERNMGTLERALATPLKEEEVVIGYSIAFGVLGIIQASIMMLVGIFGFNVKITGNPVLAFFIVSLLAVVGVNLGMLLSSVTRSEGQAVQLIPIIILPTFLLAGIFWPIEAIPKYLRPFSYLLPPTYAVDSLRSVIIRGWGIEKVWHDVAVLITFGILFLSLAIFNMKKKQ
- a CDS encoding HEPN domain-containing protein, translating into MLIAKPCTSMKAINITPEEKLDVDLEELCECLAEKGYQIKRVTRFLALVKKTYDISLFPSGKIIVKDTDDAEEALKIAQEIYECMKDYKVM
- the cdr gene encoding CoA-disulfide reductase, producing the protein MKRVVIIGGGAAGMSTASRVKKLKPEWDVKVFEATEWVSHAPCGVPYVVEGISPKEKLMHYPPEFFIKKRGIDLHLNAKVIEVEQGNIVVQESDGEHKYEWDYLVFANGASPKALPIEGVDLNGVFTADLPPDAVAIQEYMQKNEIKDVVVIGTGYIALEMAEAFVAQGKNVTLIGRSERVLRKTFDKEITDVVEEKLREHLNLKLNEHTREIIGEEKVEKVATDKGEYKADLVIIATGIKPNVELAKQLGVKIGETGAIWTNERMQTSVENVYAAGDVAETKHFITGRRVWLPLAPAGNKMGYVAGTNIAGLSLEFPGVLGTSITKFMDLEIGKTGLTESEAKEAGYNVETAFIKAGTKPHYYPGGKRIWLKGVIDGDTKKLLGVQVAGGEILARVDTAAVAIQAGLTTKDIFFADLAYAPPFAPVWDPLIVLARVLKF